AGCTTCCAGGTCTATCAAATCACCATGACAACATTGAGGAACATTTCCATAACATATCAATATCTAGGTATGTGTTCATTTATTCCTCTATAAACCTTCCAAGACATAGCTTCCTAGTTTACATTCCTTCCCACCTTACATGTTACATTAACATACCACAGCTGTGACTGAACAAATTGCGTTCATGTACCTGACACCTGTCTTACAAGAAGATAACAAATGATTGCTCCATATAAAGAGCCACTGAACAATGATGCTGTCATGGTTGCGCAATATTCTTCTCTCCATATTAGGAGATTAAATGACTTGGGTACTTGGGGATTACTTGTCTGGCAGAGGCAATTATCATTACAAATGGTTACAAAATGTTTGCTGGTTTACAACACGTGTTTCACATTTCTGTATTTACAGTAACACAAGGGACACCAGGTAAGCAAGGAAGCTGTAAGAATTTTGTATAGAATTGTGTGTAGTAGGATTTCTATTCAAGGCTGAAGGGAGATTTAGGTGACTTTCTGTCTGAATTACTGCACGTGACATAGTAAAATGCGATACACACAGATATGTTCTATTCAGCACGTACAAGGTTCTTTATCAGTTGTTTGAGATACATTCTGAGCACTGAGAAAGCATTTCACATGTTGTTCCCAAAATACTTACGTATTTTCTATTAAAGACATTACACATTGAAAGCCACAAATTGTGATTATCTGATCACATCTAGGCTTACATGTTTTTCAGTGTTCTTGAGATTTAAGACCAAGTCTTGGGGACTACACAAGCTCATTTCAAtgcactgttccctgttcccatCCCCAGACATACCCTCACCAGACACCAGCTTTGGGTCAGCTGTGTGGTTGACTGGAATGAAAAAACTAAAATCTTTACACTCTGTGCTAATCCTGATGGCATCTTGTGCAGATATCTGTCCCCAGGGGCCTGTAATCAACATCTGCCTTATGACCCTCGCTGAAATTGTTTTGACCCCGCTGCATATCTCACTTTATTTCACTGTCCGTACTTTGCAATATGTCTCACCATTCATTCGGAATGGTTTAATTTAGCTAAGCACATATGAAAAGTAAATGTACTTTTATTATGGTCAAAGAGCTAAAGGGGTTCAGTGCAATCATTGTACTTTGGTTTGAGATGAAGTCATATAATCAGTGATTGTGAGGAGCAGATATCAGTAACACAGGGATCAGACTTGCTGTCTCTTGTGACTTAACCTATTATCCCCTTGATTTAATGGATCTCAGTTGTGATGTGTTGAGCACGAAGAAGTCATCCTAATTGTTTTTGAAATACCATGTTAGTTAGAGATTATGTAAAGCCAACAGATAAAATCTTATGATAAATAACCCTCTTGATTTATTTGAGATAATTGCTAAATTCCTCTAAACATTTACATTAGTACAGCCAAATATTTGCCCTAATGTCTAAACAAATGCAGACACGGAGAATGTTGTGGTTATAATTTGACACACTTACTATTAATGAATAACTACTAAGTGTTCTTGTGTTATCTCGTGTCAAGCCCACTAATCAACTTTTCCTCAAGATGACTGAACTTGTAATCAGATCATTTTTTTCCCCTTGAGAGGGCATTGTGTCAACATTGAAGAAATTATATATGACAAAAATGTGCCGGAATGCAGGTGGACCAAAGTTACTAACCCCTTGACCTCAAAGCTCAGTTATGTCTAAAATGTTTAATTATGTCAGTGGACATAATAATTTGGTTTAGAATgttctctgcctcctccccaAATACCAAAGGAATGAGCACTCACCATTTTCTCTGTTGGGAGTGAGAATCATTATTTCCTCATGTGTTTGAGAAgacatacttttttttaaatgtaatctttataaatgcatttgataAAAAGAAAGTTGTAAATATGTGAATTTCAAATCACAATGAAAGATTCTGTCAATGAAAAGCAGGAAACAACAACATTCCTTAACAAGTATTACAGTAAATCACACTCATATGACCCAAATATTTATTGAATTACTTCTGGCTTATTCAAACTTTATTATTCTCCTGGGTTTGCTATGTTGTTGAATTATCCCACTGATAAAGCAGGCTTCCAGCAGTCCTGGTCTGTGTGGGGTGGAATAGTGGGACTGGGatgagtctgtgtgtgtcagtcagtgagcCCCTCCCACCTCCACTATAAAGGCTCATCGTCTGGTGTGTAGAGACTATTAGCACAGTGTCACAGCTGCCTTTCAGCACCAACAGCAACTTCAAGAAGCCTTTGGAATActctctccacattgactctactatAACTTCTTTATCACCCAAGTGAATTATTGAAGGATTTCAGGTATGTACTTTCAATTGAACCAGATATTGACTGTTGCTCTGTTTGCTACAGATGGCTTTATCAGGATCTCAAGTGCGTTAGACAAGGACAGGTTATCAATCTTATTATATAAGGAGTGCCGGTCTTCTTGTGCATGACTGTGGGGGGTGGTGGACGTCAGGCAAAAATACCAAATAAGgcttatctctctctatccaacCTTAGGTTTACCTGTTATTTTTGGGTTATGGATATAATTGACTGAATGGGATTGACTTTGCTCAGGGGAGGTTAAAGCTTATTCTAGTTGAGGAAACTCTGTCATCTATAGACTGTGTCCTGCTTTTCACTGGCCAGGGCCTGCAACTTGGTTGTAAAGTTTACTTGAGAGAACAAAATGTGACCTTAGTGTGACATTTAAAATAAATGAATGATAAGTGCAAATAACTTGGCTTTTGGACTCTTCTGTAAGCAACAGCAAGAGGTTTGTGGGGGTCACATGTAATGATAGGAGCTTACTAAGTAAGTTATCGTTAATAAGTAAATAACTAACACGTTTTTTTCCCACTTTCCCCACAGGTACCAGTCAAAATGAAACTGATCCTGCAGTCTTTCCTCTACGGCTGTCTGCTGGCCACTATTGCCCAGAGTGTGGCTGGATTCCAACTTGAAATTAGCCCAGAGCTCAAAAAGAGGTGAGCTAATTGATGAGCTATTTGTCAAGATAAGTCTGCTACAATGCATAGTGACCATGATATCAACACTTACTGTTGTGTACTTTGTGGACTTCTTTGAACAGTTTTTAATGAGTTGGATTTCTTCTTTCCCAGGTTGAGCATATGGATGCAGAGCAGATCGAGACGAGATCTAAACAGTTTTTCTGCAGAGAGGATAGCAGAGTCTGTACAGTTTGTCAGCCCAGAAGACGTCAGGGACACCCTGATTCCTCATTCCAGGTAAAAGCCTATACCATACAAACCTTTAAATAACTCAATGTGCATGGTGCTATTTCGTTATCCTTGTGAAATCAAGATTTCAAATCGAATTAAGAGACTAATCACCATTGTCAAACAACGGTCATTAAAGTAAGCAAGCTGCGGAGGGGATCTCTGAGCCAAGTTGTGTCCGCTCAGGAATGCAAGGCATTAATTAAtggtcctctccctcctctctcttccagcACTGACATCAGTGTCCGAACCAAGAGGTCCAAAAATTCAGTGAACCAGGCCTGGAGACCAGGCTGCTCTCTGGGCACCTGCACTGTGCATGACCTGGCCCACCGCATCCACCAGCTCAACAACAAGCTAAAGATTGGTAGTGCACCCATCGACAAGATCAGCCCACACGGCTACGGCCGGAGACGTCGTTCCCTCCCTGAGCGCAGGGCCACACTGAGGCTGGAGGGGGGCAGGCTGAGGCCTGTGTGGGGCAACGCAGACTCACACGTTCACAAGCTGGAGGAGCTGCTCAGACGGACATGAGCTGGACTTGTACGGGGaaggaacaggggaggagagcagCAGCCGAGGCTTAGTGTCTCTGCCCTGTTCTAAAATTCTCCAAATGCCTcagactttttccaaatgttctCCAGTGCATTTTTTCCAGACGTGAGTACTGAGCGATAGCTGCAGCGCCTCTGGAAGCTGGACTTAGCAGAGGCATTGGCGATGCAGAGCGCCAAAATGACAGCTGGTCTACAGGCACTGGATGGCAccgtgaagagagagaaggagagacgctGAGGATGGTGCTATCTCTGCCCAGCTGTGGGAGAGGAGCAAGGTCAATACAGCGGTACAGACTCAGAGAAGAGTCCACTGCGTAAATACTGGGACACTATAAACCTGTTCTGCAGATCCTGAACTTTGACTTTTACCCTGTGGATTTACAGGAGCCAATTTCACCAAACCCTCTATACTCATCTGCACTTTTCAGTCCCAGCCTTCTCAGTCAGACATCTACGTGGACCTAAAATACATCCAAAGACATCTGGTCCATGCCAAACAGGGAGATAAGACATAAGGAGATGGACATATAATAAAGAGCTATGAAGCTGAAGTTTTTGGTCACTGTATGAGGGAAATGCATTAGAGATTGTATGAAATATCTGTGCCAGTCCACAATGGATGGAACTATACTTGAATATGTTTTGTATAAAACACATGTGCAATCTATGTATGTATATTTTTGTTTGCCAGTTTGTATATAAGATATTTCAGATATCATTATTTAAATATTATATAGGTTAGATTCAACTACTTATGGAGATAGAACTATTTTTGTACAGGAAGAAAATATAAGGGCATTGTAACTATTTGTTGTTTCCACTATTGTTTGCATCATGGATGTTATATGTTTCGAACTGTGCTAATAGGATAAATGGTTTTTATAGCTATGGTATAATATATTTGTAAATGTGGTCTATTTTATTTGTGTCAAAGCAATTAACATTGTCATACAATAAACATTTTGCATATACAAGTTGACTCTGTCCAGACTTTCTCTTTTCCACAGGAAATTACTGTTGTAAATTGAAAGTGGCATTCTATTGTCTGCCCAGTTCCAGTGAGACATGTAGCACCTGGTCTGGGTTAAGTGATTTTAGGGTCTCATTAAATCAATTCCCCTTCCACTCTCCCTGTGGCCCCCCTGGAGGGCAGACAGGAGTGCCAGGCGCATTCCTGCATAGTACAGTGCATATTTGCTGGCTCGCTCCACACTGCAGCGTGGCCCTTCAGCCATTACGGGAGGATGAGAGACACAGCTCCATCTGCACACAATGGTAGACGGTCTGGACTTCAGGATGCAGCGCtatgagggggatggaggggggtcTGTGTAACATTCCTGCGAGGCACGCAGAGAGCATCGAAAAAACAGCCATCGCGAAGCGCGTTCATGAgctgtgcagacagacagacagtcattgCTATTAATCAGCCACAGGAAGGTTGCAGTCACTCCATGGATGTTTGAAATATCAAAGCCTGTAAAAGATTATGTCTGTTATTTAAATATGCCCATTAGGTCAGGAACAGTTATTAATGCCAATAACAACATTCAATTTGATTTCATTAAACTGTACTCTTCCACAGGCAAATTCTAAATGAAACTTTAAATAACATTTAAGGGTTTCCAACATCTGTCTGTGGTAATCCCTACCTAGGTTGGTTTGCTTGCTGACCAAATCTATCGAATATGTTGCCGCACAAGTGAAGTGTACACCAGAACTCTATTTGATTGGTATGCCAGATACAATTTGGATGAATGTATGGTTCAAGAAGAGGCCATTGTACTTCCTTCCTGTCTTTTTCAAAACATGGTCATTAGTAACTCCACGGGGCCAGAAAGAGGTTATGGATTGTCTTGGGTCATTGTAAAAGTCAGGGATAGGTGCCAATGGAATTGCAATGCAATTATAATCTGATTGTATAAGAAGGCATGCACTACAAGACAGCTTGCCAGAGACATGTTTAATTACATTGTTTTGGTTCTAATGCCATCTAGTGACTTAAAATGGCACCAGCTTGACAAGGTGATTGCTTTCGCCACCTACACAAAAGCACAATTTTTAAATGGTACTAATGGAAAATACATATGTCACCTATTCATTCTCCATAAATGGTTTATGAAATCCCTAAAGAGTAGTGAAACATCCTGGGCCTGTTACAGTTGGACCACAGCAGTGTTGAAATCCAGACAGGCAACACTGAGGACAGTAGCAGTCTATAAGGTGACATATGAGCTAAATGATGAGTATACTCAGGTAAATGTCTCCCTAACCAGTGTTTGGACACCTCATCATCAATCCCCCTTCCTCCAGGGGACACCTGGACAGTTAGAGGCGTGGCAATCCTATAAGCCTGGGGGCCATGCATCTCAAGTTCATTACTTTCCTTCATGTAAGGAATGTAATTCTTAAATGTGAGAACCGAAAAACAGTGGAAATATGCCAAGAGGCTAAAACATGCAATGGACCTCTCCATCTTCAAAGCCTCTGACAGTAATAATTAGAGTTGAAGAGGTGATAATCTTGTTGCTTTTGAACAGGGTGATCTGACTACAGATGTCATAGGACAGACAGTGCAGCAGGCCTCTAACTTCTTGGTGACCCATTCCACCATGGGTCACCAAGAAGGCCCTGCTAGCCAAAAGTTCAAGGCTTTTCCTGGAACTATGCAGACAGAACAAACACAAGACTTTTGGCCAAGTGAGACAACAAACTTCCTAAATATTACCCCAACCCCAAAATCTGCAAGCTATGTCAAATTTCCaggattattttttttaaaagtagaaACTAAGTGGCTAGTCAGGTAGAAGTTCAGCGTGTGTAAAACCATCAAGCCCAGACAGTTGTCCAAAAAGCCAAGAAGTTACCCATCACACAGTAAGACGGCACGGTACTAATGCCTTAGGGCTGTAATTCATCATATAACTGTAATGCACATTAGAAAGGAATATCACACgtctcatactgtactgtagaatatagaatatacatgACAATACGCTTTCCCACACATGTTCATATTAGCTCACACTTTGGATTTATTTCAACAGTATCAGGCCTTAGGTTCCGCTCTATCAATAGACATATGTATATGACGGTAGGGTACTACGCTCTTCTTTCTTGGCAACTCTGCCCcctggtggtgggtacagtatctGACACTTGCCATACGCTGCTCTACAGTCAGTTGAACGACTGCTCACATAGGAAAACTCAACACGGGTCCTGTCATTGTTCTGTTAAAAATCTGAGAAGACAATTAAATGGATAGATGTGCCTTGCCATAGGGACACAAGGGATCATCCAATGGTGTGATAGCGTCTACAAACTGACTAGTGCAGGTCTCCAAATCAGTCAAAATAATAACTCTCCCAGGCCCTCCTAGATGCTTGATAAGATCCCATGGATTTGTAAGAGGTGTGATTCTTGTCTTCCTCTTAGACGGTTATCACAAAGTCACAAGAGGGCCATTCTTTCACAATGTCATTGGAGATACTGTATGTCAACTACTAAATATCCCGAGATATCAATGCATAATTGAATCATCCAAATTAATGTAATCAATATCCTGCAATAACAAATCCTCCACATGAGGGCCCTCTGTGTCTACAGTTGACAGAGGACTCTTCACAAAGTACTGATGTTTAACAATATGCTCTTTGCAAAACGTCAGCACCTCTTTTTCATTTTTTATCTCAGACCGAAGAGGGAGTTGCCAAAATGAGGGGCAGCAGTAGAATATGCAGAGAGGGACGGTGAGAGGACAACAATGGTAGTGTAACCTATGTGAGTTATGACCAACTGATACTCATTTGCATTCTGGGTAAGTAGTAAGAATGAACACTTTACTTTATGTCATTTTCTATGCAGCAGCAGTGAAAGAGTTAAGGATGGTGTCTTGTGCACTGGAGGGTGATGAGTGAGTTATCTCCTTACCACCACAGGAGCAGATAATGACTGAGGGTTTTCTCTCAGGGAACTCCCAGAGTTCAAATAGTCTGCCTGACTGCAGAAGGTACGGAGGCAcggagacagaggaggtgagtgaACAGCTATGGTCTAAAGATGTTATTGTATCTCACAAAGACTCAAATGATGGATCATTGACATATGTTGGTATATATTGAATGTGCATTGTGTTTCTTACATATTCTTACTGATTCAGCAACTTGCTGTCTTCTCCAGTTTCTCTGTCTAAGATCATATCAAAGTGATAAATGACTTGTATGTTTATGAGCATCAATCTGTTAACACTATGAGACTAATGTAAATGCATTAAGGGCCCATCctattgtgtctgaggaacactCTGGGTAAAGCTGCGTTGCGCTCGTGCATGACTGCACTGTTTTGTTTTTCTCTCCCAGCCCCAAACACTgtgaggaagatgaggagaggagacaccccTCTGCTAAAGCAGCAGTCAAGCCCCTGCTTGGGAAACGGTAAGCTTGctctcaccctcctccccctctctccttttctctccctctctcaggctTATTCATTCACTCAATCTCTCACATGCTCTCTCACTCATACATGTAGACCCTCAGACATGTAGACATCAGCCCTATAAATAAAACAACACCACTCCAACCAGTGCTCATAAAGGTtgatctactgtactgtactctcttAAAATATCTTTAGCCAGGGTGATGCGTGTCTTTCTCATACACAGACTGACAGAGATGTAGTTGACCTTCTCTTATAGAGGTGTCTTTGACAGAAGGTACAGTAATTCAGGACTGGACCCCCACCAGTGACAACAGGCGGGTGTCTGAGAGAGCCCAGAGAGGACATGATAAAAACAGTGTGTGACAGCTGTGTTTGAGGCAAGAGAACGACTAATGGCTGCCCAGAGACAGGGAGCACTACGGTAAATGATCCAACACAGACAGGAAGATAGCAGGGATACAATGACCAGACCATTAGGAAACAACCCATTCAGGAGATGCTCAAATTCCTTTTTGCTCCAATGTGCTGACATCATGGTATCAAAATGCCACTTGCAAACTCAAAGGGGCTTCCTGGAACGTACAGAGGCTTGGAACAACAGCTCAACATGATCATGGCTcagttctctctcattctctctgtctctcagtccccACATCCCACTATCATAAGTACATCAGTGCAGAGGGGAACCATTGAGATCAGACTGTGTCTGTGCCTACATTCATCTCCTCTAATGCTCTCTATGGAGCTGCAGCAGAAATCCCCTCAGTCACATGATCTAATGCTCCCAAAACCAGATGTGCAGATCAATAATAGGAAGTCAGCTCCAATGCAGAACAACATTATTTCTCCATGTAATGAAGCTCTGAATGAAATATAGAGCAAGCTGAATGACATTGTTGCTGTCCAAAGATAAATCATTCTGCTGTGAAGCATTAGACCTTCAACTTCAACAGGCCAGGTAAAAATAAACACGGATTGTTAACATTGTAACCTGcatgttggagtgtgtgtgtgtgtgtgtgtgtgtgtgtgtgtgtgtgtgtgtgtgtgtgtgtgtgtgtgtgtgtgtgtgtgtgtgtgtgtgtgtgtgtgtgtgtgtgtgtgtgtgtgtgtgtgtgtgtgtgtgtgtgtgtgtgtgtgtgtgtgtgtgtgtgtgtgtgtgtgtgagccgaGGGGGTTGGACAGGCAGCTGGGATGTGAATTGTAGTCATGTGGGGGTAATCAGAGCTGCAGCAGTTGTCCATTGGGGGAAACAACAGGACCTTATCGACAACACTGAGTTTAATCTGCCCTACATCTCTCTTTCTGGACCTCTACTGGGAACGCTGAACAACACCAATACCAGGTAGGGAATGGAGTCCTATGTCATGTATTTACAGCATACACTACAAGCTATGTGAGTGTCTCTGCCGAAGCCAGTGTCAGATAGGATCAGCCTAGACGGAAATCACACAGATCAGGGTACAGGGTCCTATATGGTTTCAAATTGGCAGCTTTGAGCACGAACATAAAGGACAGTGTGTTCATGGGTAAACATGGGTTTGTGGGTCACGGTTTTGTCATCACCTATCCTAATTGGGCGATGTTAGAGTGTGAGGCAGTCTGATCCTTTACTGAGGATGATTACCCATCAGCTGACTGACATGATGCCAGagaacaacagcagaattatTCATTCTAACACTATGCACCTAAACCAAGGTCAGTCAGAGCTGAGATCATGTGTGCGTGGGTCTGTCGAGGCTCTGAGGCAAAGCAGTGATGCATGACTGCGCAGCGGCAGTCCTCTCAATCAGGGCTGCCTGGTTAATGTTTACAATACTTGCAACGGCTGCATAGCTTGCTATCTGGCTCCTTAAGGAGGAAGGCTGCGGCTACCCGCTTGTGATTTATCACTGTCCCAAAGGTGGagaggagtgtgtgagtgtgtgtgagcccAGCCAGCTGAGGGGAGCGCCGGTGGCTCGCCTCTGGGCTCTCTCTttgttgacagccagttgtgACATATCCCAAGGATTAGTGGCTCTGTCGACAAGATGCCATTGGCTTCTTAAAATAGATAGAGAAGGACACTCAAAGAAAACAGAACCGCAGTCGTGAACCACGGCAGGCTCAGAGTGGGACCGACCCACATCGCAGCCAGCCCGTCAGAGTCAAGCGACCAGCCTGTTAGCCAGTCTCTACCGCAGAGAGCCTGTACAGAGTCACTGTGATCCTAGCTGAGATCTCCATCATCAGGACTCCCAGTGGTGACTGTACAGCACAGAGAGATGGCTATGAACAGACCGGAAGGTAAGGCACGCAGATGATAACGAGTTAAGGTACACTACACACTGTTCTAGCAGCTAGAGCCTTGGAAACTATTGTGTTGCtgtttgagagagtgtgttaAAGTTCATAATGTGTGATAGAAATGAGATGGCTATTACTCTGGGAGGAATACTGATGGCTTGTGGGTGTCTCTGACTGAGAAAATGAAGTATAACTGATGCTGAGGCAGCAGTataagcagagagacagagagacagtgtgtgtgtgtgtgtgtgtgtgtgtgtgtgtgtgtgtgtgtgtgtgtgtgtgtgtgtgtgtgtgtgtgtgtgtgtgtgtgtgtgtgtgtgtgtgtgtgtgtgtgtgtgtgtgtgtgtgtgtgtgtgtgtgtgtgtgtgtgtgtgtgtgtgtgtgtgtgtgtgtgtgtgtgtgtgtgtgtgtgtgtgtgtgtgtgtgtgtgtgtgtgtgcgtgtgtgcgtgtgtgcgtgtgtgtgagagtgaggcAGCATTCCAATTCATTGAGAGGAAGAAGCGGTGCTAAATTATTTATGAGAACCCATCTATTAATCAATGCTGCTGCTTCACAGAAGCTCTCAGCTTTCAGAGTTCACCTGTAGTCTTTGCTGTaatgtgctgctctctctctctctctgtctgtctgcagtgcAGTGGGCAGTGGACAGGCGCTAGTTTGATCCACAAAGCTGTTCTTGGAACTGGCTTAGGGTGAGCAGTGGGGTGTTTGTGGCACAGAATTTTGGCAGGAATGGCAGCCCTCTTGGAAAGGCTTGGCAGAATGGAGCTTTGACATTACTTTGTCACTGATAACACCAGAGCTTTTCTCTCAGGGGCACCAAGTCTGTATGGCCACAGTGCTGCCTGGGTGGATAGGATTTTATGTCATTTGGGGTATCAAAAACCCCTCGCGGTTTGATCACTTGATCTGTCGGTGCAGACACGTCCCTGAATGGGACAACAGTGTGGTAATTGGACCAGTGACCGACAATCAGACACTGGGCTATAAAGTCTACAGTACAACAGCTACTGTCACGGTTACACAGGTTATTATGATTAGGACCATAAATCTGAAAGGaatagagctggtatgtgtctggAGACAAATCAAAATGGCAGTCATACTATATAAGTCGAGTTTTCAATTTTGAAAATCACGTTGAGCCACTTATGACAGCAGATTTTTTTCAATGTCATCTGCCAGCTCAAGATTTGTGTCCCTAGCCTCATCTTGATACATGACCAACAAACATGTTCATGAAACAGTATAAACAACATCGTGGCAGCCTGAGTGTACCACTGCAGATACTCTGGTCTTCAGAAAAATGAAAAGAATGATGGAACAGCTGGGAATTAAAACTTCATTAAATCCCAGG
This sequence is a window from Oncorhynchus keta strain PuntledgeMale-10-30-2019 chromosome 14, Oket_V2, whole genome shotgun sequence. Protein-coding genes within it:
- the LOC118393828 gene encoding pro-adrenomedullin-like, producing MKLILQSFLYGCLLATIAQSVAGFQLEISPELKKRLSIWMQSRSRRDLNSFSAERIAESVQFVSPEDVRDTLIPHSSTDISVRTKRSKNSVNQAWRPGCSLGTCTVHDLAHRIHQLNNKLKIGSAPIDKISPHGYGRRRRSLPERRATLRLEGGRLRPVWGNADSHVHKLEELLRRT